A region from the Scylla paramamosain isolate STU-SP2022 unplaced genomic scaffold, ASM3559412v1 Contig2, whole genome shotgun sequence genome encodes:
- the LOC135095999 gene encoding 2-aminoethanethiol dioxygenase-like — MASLIQNIARLAIHTFRRDPQLSPTSYKAHYDQLCDLLARLTPSDLKIDPALLVDRGRFNPNRDGAPVTYMQIYEDLDLTICVFILKRGVRLPLHDHPDMCGLLKVVHGMVSIQSYSFIPENNSEARNGDPGVPTLPNPQELPGHTLARTPTFLHTQVLAATKHPTQTITASQPACQLSPGANNLHEIHSIDGPAAFLDILSPPYGTDERLGFERDCNYYKEVRSPSTGSEEDVNGQPAVFLYRVETPSDFLV, encoded by the exons ATGGCGTCTCTCATACAGAATATCGCTCGACTGGCCATACACACATTCAGAAGAGACCCACAGTTAAGTCCCACTAGTTACAAGGCTCATTATGACCAGCTGTGTGACCTCTTGGCTCGCCTCACTCCATCTGACCTCAAGATTGACCCAGCCCTTCTCGTTGATAGAGGGAGATTCAAT ccaAACAGGGATGGGGCTCCAGTGACTTACATGCAAATTTATGAAGACCTTGATCTTactatttgtgtgtttattctgAAGAGAGGAGTCCGCCTGCCTCTACACGACCACCCTGACATGTGTGGACTccttaag GTAGTTCACGGGATGGTGTCAATACAAAGTTATTCCTTCATTCCGGAGAATAATAGTGAAGCTAGGAATGGCGATCCAGGGGTACCAACCCTTCCGAACCCGCAGGAGCTCCCGGGACATACACTCGCAAGGACCCCAACTTTTCTGCACACACAAGTCCTGGCAGCCACTAAGCACCCTACACAGACCATCACCGCCTCTCAACCGGCCTGCCAGCTCAGTCCGGGTGCGAATAACCTGCATGAGATTCACTCGATTGACGGTCCGGCTGCGTTCTTAGATATTCTGTCTCCTCCTTACGGTACGGATGAACGGCTCGGATTTGAGAGGGATTGTAATTATTATAAAGAGGTTAGGAGTCCCTCAACCGGCTCCGAAGAGGACGTGAACGGACAGCCTGCCGTTTTCCTGTACCGAGTTGAAACCCCGAGTGACTTTTTGGTGTGA